Proteins encoded within one genomic window of Thermomicrobiales bacterium:
- a CDS encoding nuclear transport factor 2 family protein — translation MFVTGFVVGQLLAPALVVQPSSSARERSNENAAGMFYEAIDHYLEFGDSAKLLNMLDPGFVDHSAVDPQQDAASLLRYFGAMRATYPDMRIEVARMVPRDDLVAVSLTTSAGTATNTGGVVSDRPASAPGYEQLRIVNGKIAERWASETLPPRYELFASLDLRHMAGWFVECAVETLMIMPGDSEARRHFSPALLIASSGEIALEIEPKRSPHFAQLLTSDPGSPIALQRGTRIDLQNQSVVILPEGEAFHVWNTGTQAASIIVVRIHHQSPVTTLHDDQSPFGDPNSESGSLLASGLLPMGTDPDRPYNLSLVRVAAAPNELLAVHSVSGFEYLIVVEGSLEVETHDKQVAVSRLDEQTMAAPGDLLRLLPGEGVSVTEGTLMSYRVAAGEPAALWIISLTRAIRTPG, via the coding sequence GTGTTCGTCACAGGATTCGTCGTTGGCCAACTGCTTGCTCCGGCTCTCGTCGTGCAGCCGAGCTCTTCCGCCCGCGAACGCTCCAACGAGAACGCCGCGGGGATGTTCTACGAGGCGATCGATCATTATCTGGAGTTCGGAGATTCGGCGAAGCTGCTGAACATGCTCGATCCCGGCTTTGTGGATCACTCAGCGGTCGACCCGCAACAAGACGCCGCCAGTCTGCTCCGTTACTTTGGGGCCATGCGTGCCACATATCCGGACATGCGTATCGAGGTGGCACGCATGGTGCCGCGCGACGACCTCGTGGCGGTTTCGCTGACGACGAGTGCCGGGACTGCAACCAACACCGGTGGCGTCGTGTCCGATCGCCCGGCATCTGCTCCCGGCTATGAGCAGCTGCGAATAGTGAACGGAAAGATCGCCGAGCGCTGGGCAAGCGAGACCTTGCCGCCTCGATATGAATTGTTCGCCTCGCTGGATCTGCGCCACATGGCCGGTTGGTTTGTGGAATGCGCGGTGGAAACACTGATGATCATGCCCGGAGATTCGGAAGCCCGGCGGCATTTCTCACCGGCGTTGCTGATCGCAAGCTCAGGAGAGATCGCCCTGGAAATCGAACCGAAGCGCTCCCCCCATTTCGCGCAACTGCTCACCAGCGACCCCGGTAGCCCAATCGCACTCCAGCGGGGCACGCGTATCGACCTCCAAAACCAGAGCGTGGTGATCTTGCCGGAAGGTGAAGCCTTCCACGTCTGGAACACTGGGACTCAGGCCGCTTCCATCATTGTCGTCAGGATTCACCATCAATCTCCGGTCACCACACTCCACGATGACCAGAGTCCCTTCGGCGATCCCAACAGTGAGAGTGGGTCATTGCTGGCGTCCGGGTTGCTTCCGATGGGAACCGATCCGGATCGTCCCTACAACCTTTCCCTTGTGCGCGTCGCGGCAGCGCCGAACGAACTGCTGGCGGTCCATTCGGTCAGTGGGTTCGAGTATCTCATCGTTGTCGAAGGCAGTCTCGAAGTCGAGACGCACGACAAGCAGGTTGCGGTATCCAGGCTAGACGAGCAGACGATGGCAGCCCCTGGCGATCTGCTGCGCCTGCTGCCCGGCGAAGGAGTCTCGGTCACCGAAGGAACCCTCATGTCCTATCGCGTGGCGGCGGGAGAACCGGCAGCGCTCTGGATCATCTCGCTCACTCGGGCCATACGCACACCCGGATGA
- a CDS encoding SDR family oxidoreductase: MLPARGALIVTGGGRGIGAAICRAAARDGWPVVVNYGKSREAAERVAADIAASGGTAVAIGADVADETAVVAMFDEADALFGRVAGVVNNAGITGGFSHAGDIEIDRVRRMLDVNVVGTMLCCREAVRRMSTARGGTGGVIVNISSLVARTGGAHEWVHYAASKGAINSFTIGLAREVATEGIRVNAVAPGLVESDLHGDNGDPERPARMAPSIPMQRSGEPEEIAEGVVWLLSPAASYVTGTILEIGGGR; the protein is encoded by the coding sequence ATGCTGCCTGCTAGGGGCGCGCTCATCGTCACCGGCGGCGGCCGGGGAATCGGGGCGGCGATCTGCCGGGCGGCAGCGCGTGACGGTTGGCCGGTGGTGGTGAACTACGGCAAGAGCCGGGAAGCGGCGGAACGAGTGGCCGCGGATATCGCCGCGTCGGGAGGCACGGCCGTTGCCATCGGCGCGGATGTGGCCGACGAAACCGCGGTGGTGGCGATGTTCGATGAGGCCGATGCGCTGTTCGGCCGGGTCGCCGGAGTGGTGAACAACGCCGGGATCACGGGAGGATTCAGCCACGCAGGCGATATCGAGATCGACCGGGTGCGGCGGATGCTCGATGTGAACGTTGTCGGCACGATGCTCTGCTGCCGGGAAGCGGTGCGGCGCATGTCGACCGCACGCGGCGGAACTGGCGGTGTCATCGTAAACATCTCGTCTTTGGTCGCCAGGACTGGAGGCGCGCATGAATGGGTCCACTACGCCGCGTCGAAAGGCGCCATCAACTCCTTCACGATCGGGCTGGCGCGCGAGGTCGCCACCGAGGGTATCCGGGTGAACGCGGTGGCTCCCGGGCTCGTCGAGTCGGACCTGCACGGTGACAACGGAGATCCGGAACGTCCGGCGCGGATGGCGCCGTCGATCCCAATGCAGCGCTCGGGAGAGCCTGAGGAGATTGCCGAAGGCGTCGTTTGGTTGCTGTCTCCGGCCGCGTCGTATGTGACGGGGACGATTCTCGAGATCGGCGGGGGTCGGTAG
- a CDS encoding sigma-70 family RNA polymerase sigma factor produces the protein MHALQRSSGPSSGNARTNESDAYLVALAKQDVRSFAPLYERYRDDVLRYCVRSLGDREDAADATQQTFTNALAALDRFQDADDSFRGWLFRIAHNEIIDRHRQRRRRSERPLTDVSWVLDTGRTPEELAILADDRNQVSVLLLSLTPDQRRCCQLRFAGLTYGETAAILGKSEVAVRASFCRGLASLRTRMGDVESL, from the coding sequence ATGCATGCATTACAGCGGAGCTCGGGTCCTTCGAGCGGAAACGCGCGTACAAATGAAAGCGATGCGTACCTCGTTGCTTTGGCCAAGCAGGACGTTCGGTCATTTGCGCCCCTCTATGAGCGATATCGAGATGATGTGCTGCGCTATTGCGTCCGTTCTCTCGGCGACCGGGAGGATGCCGCTGACGCAACACAGCAAACGTTCACCAACGCGCTTGCCGCGCTGGACAGATTCCAGGACGCGGATGATTCGTTTCGCGGCTGGCTCTTTCGGATTGCCCACAACGAGATCATCGATCGCCACCGGCAGCGAAGACGCCGCTCCGAACGTCCCCTGACTGACGTGAGCTGGGTATTGGATACGGGCCGGACTCCTGAGGAGTTGGCGATCCTTGCCGATGACCGCAACCAGGTCTCTGTGCTTCTCCTGAGCCTGACACCCGATCAGCGGCGTTGCTGCCAGCTGCGATTCGCCGGCCTGACCTACGGTGAAACCGCCGCCATTCTCGGGAAATCGGAGGTGGCCGTGCGTGCGTCGTTCTGCCGCGGGCTGGCGTCGCTGCGCACCCGCATGGGGGACGTTGAGAGTCTCTGA